aACACATTTTTATATGCAATATATACTCGTTATAAACctttttctatatatttctGAAACAACAACGTTACACTATGCAGATGAAACTGTAAAATAACAACTTTTAATTATAACTTATATCGGTCATTTACTGATAACATGCGTATGAATGTCGTCaatcatatttatttgaatatttaaacGTATTGGCAGTCCGGTCGCCGCACTACTAGCTAGGAtttgacatatatatgcatCTGTATGCTTGTGAAATAATGGCTCTTACCACTTCCTGCCACTTTGTCCTGTTCCCTTCGTATGTTTTCAGGTAATCCttgttgaaaatatatttcccatcgtttcttttatttttttttcttattattgcTTTAACAATCATTTCGCTCTTAATTGCCCAAACTTAAATTCCTCATTGTTACACCTTTAACACGCATATGTTCTATCAGTGTTTACTCACCCTCTCTTTTTCTTGTGGACGAACACATCAGGAAGATCCTTATTGTTTGACGGAGCTTCCAACACATCATCAATTTCCTCCTGAGCAGCTAAATACTCCACCATCAATTGATCAGCACTTTTATCTGTAAATGAAATACAGATTACATGAAATATGTCCGTCAGCTTAAAATCCATCTACACTGTATCATCTTATCATACGGCGATATAATTTTTCGCTTTTAATGTCTCGTTTTTTATCAGATCGATTTAATTTCTTGATATTAACTAACAGTGGTGACTGCGTAATGCTCAAAACTTATATAAGCAAACGGTTAAAATTCTATATCTCACCATTAtgcttttctttctttttcttttcgcGAATtcgttgtttatttttctttctttctgcTGCTTTCCGTTTTTTGAGTTCATCTTCTTCCTATATTtagacaatatatacatgtataattcaatAACACACACAGACaaataaacatacatttctctCCAGATATACATATTGTGAACGCGCTTATTTTAGAGGTAGgtttattttagcgcttttcgCGCTGTTTTTAAATCGCTAATTCATATATAGCGCTCATTATTGCTCACAATATACGAACAGATTTTTAGCAAAAACGCACGTTGCAAGTGTATCTGGAAGAGGAACAAAACAGCATTTATATACATTGAGATTTACAAGCCATAATATATTGTCCATCCTGTTctattttcaaatcaaataaCTCTTCTGATTTAAATGAATTAATCTAAAATTGCACTGTGCTTTCCTCTTTTTACATCAAGTCATTGGATAATTTAGTCGTCAAAATGGTTTGTAACTAAAATTACACGCATCATACACAATTTCAgtgatgataaaataaataccaCACCGCAAATTACACTATAATTGGAACgtttaatgatttaaaaatacTCTTATGGTTTGCGTTATCGTGATATTAAGATACACAACTTTGAAATTGTTTGAAACTTAGCCCCCCTTTTTAAACGCATACTTTGTAATGTTTTTTCAGCCTTCTACATTATCTTTAGTATAAATTCAGGTTATGGAATGACTCATAAAACAGCTGTATGTTACAGCAACATTCTTTTTGTGGACTCCAATAAAcgttttgaaatgttttgtacttataatattcatgaattattaGCTCTAGTGTATCTTTTTCAATTCTCACACTTTTTATTACCATGGACTAGACACGTAAGTGATTTTGCACTCCTAATTTCCATGACAATACACTCATATTTGACTGTTGAGAAACACTAAGCTCAAGCTCTATTGAAATATCCCAAAGACATTAGATTTTAGATCGTGTAGAAGCCTTGCGGTTAAGACATTATTTACTAGTAATAGTAATTGTACCTTACCTCTGCGGAGTAATAAGCATTTTCTGTTAGCGGTTGTGATTGAGGAACTAGTAAACTAGCAGGATGAATGGTCTTTGTAATCACTTCGTCATCCTCCATATCTCCATCTATAGGAACAAGTGCTTAACAgtcatatatatgtagtatacagaatattacaaaaaatataaatcagcTAGGCTTTTCTAGGATTCGTTAGTGTTTCCAtagacaaaataatatcaatgttCAACCATCGAAACCACGACGGAGAACTGTAAAAATTGACgtgaatattttattgatgattttgtagaaacaaatcattttaaagatgctccgtcGATGACAaacggtttttttttctttttcttttaagcAAGAGtagacgaataagtatttttcttcagacaCAAAAGTTCTTAtctacatcattaccaccattgaaatgttcgagcttttattttaacttcaagataaaaatatttttttaaaaatgcatctcgaaaaaattccgtggcacaaTGTAGTACTACATGGAATAAGGTACTTAAGTTCTATCGgaggtggggcatctttaaatatcattttcccATTTAAAGGTTCCCAGTAAcgtttatttatatcattatacagaaaCCATAAGGGTTTACCCCAACAGCTATAAGGCGATATGTTTAGTGATTTTTGTGTGCGGTTattaataattacatgtacatactgtaaacaaattgattttcgcgtgcgatttaatTACGCGTTTATCACGGACAATGAAgaatcgcgaaaataaatctACGAGAAACAGTTTCAAATAAAGGTAAAGTAAAATCAATAAGGTCCCCATCGCGAACTAAAATTGTCGTCAAAAAGGAAATCATTGAAAAATACAGGTCTCCATCGCGAATTTTTAATTGTcgtaaaaacaaatcaaatacagGTTAAGTAGAATCAAAGAGGCCTCCATCTCGAACTGTATTTGTCGTcataaagaaatcaaataaagtaAAGTAGAATCAATGAGGTCTCGATCGCGAACTTTAATTGTCGTCATAAAAATTAGTACAGGTAAAGTAGAATCAAAGAGGCCTCGTGTGCGAATTTTAATTGTCGCGAAAAAGACGTTTTGCTTGACAACGCGAAATTAGGTTCGCGCGAAAAcgagttggtttacagtattcatggatattttcatggttaactttgattttactttCCCTTTCAACCTAATCGCCTCTGTAAACTACTCTTTGTGGTTGGTCACGATAATTAGGATTGACTAACAAGATATCTTTATATTCATTTTAGAGGAGCAACAGAGCTTGATATACAATCTGAAATGTCATTATATAACGTCAAACCTACCTTTTCGTTTATGTTTACGTCTACTCTTGTCTCCCTTTTTCTTTTTCGGGGATCCTATTAACTCCACGTCCTCAGCCATATTTTCAGAGTCTAATCCATCTTGTGAAAATCTGTAAAACATACTTGGTGGTTATAACTTGATAATAAATGACTTGAAATCTGCATACATACATAACCTCTATATCGTTGTCGTCGTTATCATTGTCCTCAACGTCATCACCATTATTGCTTTCATTGTCAAGATTTTCATCGTAAAGGTCATTTTTGTCATCGTCAATATTAACTGCAACAACAGAACAATctgatttaatttcatttaacatcAACAAATTGTTTTCAATGATGAATTCTACTTTAAATCACCATAAAGCAAAAAAACCCCGCTTACCCCGTAATATCATTCGGTTGACACGTCTCCATTAGGTTTAAACATTTAATGACGAAATGTTCATTGAAAAACTGTCAGTTGatatatttggttacaatatgTCCATGTCCGTAATATGCAAAATCGATTCTAAAGACTTAACAACATATCATTTTAGAGCTACAATTACCGATAGTGAAGCAAAATCTTGCAAAAGGCTATTACTTTATTGAATATTATATCCCTTACCTACAACGTATAAAAGATTTAAATCACACCCATTTCAACAAATCGTATAAGGATTACAGTAGTCATAGGGTTGTTTTACATCTCAGCAGAGAAGATCTTTAAATCTGATAATGCGAGATAAAACGTTTTAAATTCAGATTAAAAAAATTAAGCatacttgtatttcaagaatcgtttatcgAGGTcagtcattatttttttatttcaaatgcatgctttttaacttgcattgtcagctttaagtgaTTTATACAGAACTACAGAAACGACGAATTTAATGAATCACCGGTTAACTATGCTAAAATGCCATTGATTCATGTATTGAAGcatgaaaaacaattaaattaaaatattagaCTTACCCTTTTGATTTCCCTATCTTTGAGGCCAAATCCGGCTTCTTCGGCTTTTTTACTTCAGCATATAGGTGTTCGTCTTCCTCTTTACTTCGTGTATCAGAATTGATCTCATAAGATTGTTTTTTCGGTGACTGAACCTTGAGGTTTGATGAGCTACCTTGGTCTGCCATACTAGAGTATTTGGAATTACTACGAACCACGTCCTCTTCGTCCTAGAGTCGAAAATGAATTGAACATGGAAATTGGGTACTAGATTATTATAATATCGATCAGATGACACCACTACGGACAACCTATTGCATGTTCTAAACACCTACAAAACTTTTCACTGGTTCAAATCGATTTGAATAGCATTGCCTCAACTTGCCGCTGTACGGTTAGGTCTGATTAGCCCAACTGGAGTACCTGTTGCAGACATAGCTGAAATCATCAAATAATTACATGCAAAATTGTTATGAAAAAGGGACTACCAGCTATTTTCACCAAATGCATTTGGGTATTTTAGTAAAAAAACAGTCTTAATGAAGCTATTAAAGTGCGCTTTgactaaatataaaatatcgttattgaattgaaatagaaaacgaattcaaattattttaaaactgatTGGAGAACAGAACTATGCGTAATTATTACTACAATAATTTAAGTTAATTGTGATAACCGTGTCCTGCAGAATTGAGTATAGCtaaaagagttatttccccttgttCAGGAAATATAGTTTGACATTGTAGTCAATGAGGGATAACTCTTACAGTATCTGATTTATAATCTACTAGTATTTATCACGTATTAACCAATGGACGTCCAgcagggttttttttcaattatggatttaaatctttaaataattatgcaatattattttttttcgcaTTCACATTTTGTAcgatgtacattgtatgaaatgatatatattactcCTAACACGTCTTGATACAtcgtatattgtatatttcaaaacaagtttatgtctatatatattctTTGCATCTGCTTTATTTTAAATACCTGAAACACCCCCACGACTTATGGTGCAAAATACGGTACTCAATCAGCAAAATAAGTAAATCAATAATCATCActgttttaatattaaaaatgtttcaGAGGGGTCCATATGGACATACATCGAACGTGAATTTTAGagcatatttattttattttcgttgtTTTTCATTCATACATAAAGGGTATTCTTTGGTAAATGGATTATATTACGTCTCTTGAAAGTCAtattatgttattaattttaGAAGGAATTTGAAACAGTGAGTGATAAAAATAGTAAATCAGCTGCAATAGGGTTCCCTTGTAAGCTAACCATTGTACAATTGTTCTGAAACATTATcagaaatattaataaaacttCCCGacaaaacacaattataatggaataaaaaagaaatgacATAAGTTTTCTGTGTATTACAGATAGAACATGATATGATTGactgtaccacttacatcatcCAATGGGGCATTTTTAAGGTTCATCAACCGTGGTTCTGCCTCTTCATCTACACCAGATTTCTTATTCTTTGTTGCAATACACAGTCCAACGATAGCGATGACGATGAGGATAGCCACCCCTCCGGCGACGACAGCGATGAGCCATACCTGTGTATTGTTTTCCTCAACTGGCGCTGTAGTCGCCACAGTTGTTGTCGTGACGGGTGCAACCCAATTCAACGCTAAAAATAACCAGTTTGTCGtttcaaagataaaaataaaaataattatatattcttaTATATCTAAAGCATCAGTTCTTGAGTCTTCCCGACACCAGGTGAAATATTCATTTAGTTATGGTTGACTGATAGCGGTGTCATTGTATTGTTTTCTCTACCAAATGCGTATTCCTATCTTAACGACGCACCAATTCTCCATCTTAAAATTACTCTCTGCGAATCACtacttaatattgtaatattgAAAGATGCAATGTAATTCAATTCATTATGAATCCGCGAAAGGTGTTATCTGTGAACTTTATCAAAACTGAATCTCAAATTCATAAGCAATGAAAGAATCTTCCTAGTTTGAAGTATTGAAATTATACGTTCAAACAGCAGTTTGCCAAGATTATTTCTTCGAGCGATATGAGAGTATTACTTACGTTTTGCCTTCTGCGTGACTACGTGCTGTAGCTGTATGGCCATTTCTTGGTCGCTTACTAAGTTGATGTTTTCTGCGTTTGCAGCCGATGGAACAGGTTGTTCTGCCTTTTCTACAGTATATATCATGGATACAGACTCCGGGTCAGATTCGTCACGTTTCACATTCTGCATCTGTGTCGATGAGAAACAATCAGAAAGGTGAGACATCATCATTAAgtattcattatattataaacttcctttttagtggtagttttattttagcgcttaTCACGCGGTCTTTGAAGCACTAATTAATGTACAGTGCTAAATTGTATCATAGGCTATATCCGGTATTAACCACCGAATTGCATTAATCTATATCTGCAataatatatacactgtacttcaGTACAGCTCTTTTGCGCTATAAAGCGAGCGCTTGGTTAAACAAGCggtatttttattatctgtataaattATTTCTGAGGCGCCGTTGACCTAGTTGGTCAAAAGTGTGTAAGCATCACGGATAAACTTAGGTATTACTGTCGACTTGTAAATTGTTGTGTAACTTTTAAATTTTAGCAAATTATGCGAACCAATTATATATTGCAGAACAAAATCCATAGGGTTCGGAATCTTTTGCTGTTATTTATCAAATAGCCATGCTATATATTTACTTGTTGCTATAGCAGGTACTGTTAACTTTATAAAACCTGACTTTACTTCAAAATTCATACACATCCTTATATAATTCGTGGGGACTTTCTTTTGtgtttattaaaaacatatgGTAGATATATCCATAattcatttatgtaaaaaatatcggtttgtttatttagtttttacttcctattttttatttattaattttttgcTGTTGTTTTATATTCATACGAAAACcaaaacaccaaacaaaaaAACTATTCCAGCAGCACATACCGTGACTGTAATATCTCCATCCGTAACAGCACGTTTCCTCCTCTTTCGCTTCTTTCGACTGTCGAAGGACCCAGCGTCGATATCACTTATCCTGGAGTACGCGATGAGGTACAGCTTTGCCAGACCTGTTTCCATTGCGGTAACAAAATCATCCCCACTCACGTTTGTCGCAACGGGGACTCTTATGACTGAAAGGAAGTAAAACGATGATATTAGAGACTGTTACACACTTTCGAAGCTGAGTGAATGTTATTATTAGAAGGAAAACGTGTTCAGGTTACTTCCCCTTACACGATATCAATCATCTTGTCAATGGAATACACTTACATGTTCGAATTGATGCTTAAGTATTccatatacatatcaatataaGTAAATGGATGTTACACATCTTAATTCAGTTATTGCAAGTCGATtggaaatatcattttttctgattttaagAAATCTTACGAATTTAGAAATATTACTTTATGTATGAAATAGTTGATTAAATTGAATTGTATTCTTAAATTTTGCggtgttatttgttatttattggACAGTACAGTACTGTACAGGAAGTCACACTACATTTCCGAAACACGATATGAAATTGTTCGCCAATCAATCATAGTATGTCCAGTGATGGCAAGTGTAACGGAAGTTTAACTCAAACGACGTCTTGATTTAGTTATGcacatttacaatatttaagaCTGATAGTGAAATCGATGCAAGATTTAAACGAAAAGGCCGCTTTTGTGATTCATTTGTTTTGCGTCCGCGTGCTGGATTGTTTAGGTCACacgagtaaaaaaaaaaaaaaaaaacacaaacatttgtTTACCAACTGAGCAATAACACACGCGTAGAACAGGAAGAAATGCTTTCACATTCCCGATTTAAAGCCGATGGAATTAATAATTTTTGGAGAAAATATACTTAATCATATCATTTATAATGCCTAAAAATCTTAAGTTCTCTACAAAAAATTCGTGTATATTTCCTCGACACGCTAGCTGGTAGGTTTCAGAAAAGCAAAAAGGGCGcaaaacaaatacataacaCACCTGTGTCCTAACTTACCTGTTACAGTCCAGTAGGTGACCATGAATGAGTTGGTGGTTGAGGGTGGCTCAGTGGTAGTAGGGGTGGTGGTAGTTTGGGTGGTGGTAGGTTCAGTGGTTGTTGTCACCGGAGCCACTGACGTAGACATCGAATCTGTGGCATTGGTCGGCATCACAGTGGTGGCATTCGCGGACATAGTGTCGGTCCCGTTCACGGTGGTAACATTGTCTAACGTCATACTGGATGACGTAATATTCTCTACTGTAGGTGGCGTTGTCGATATTGATGGTTGTGTCGTAACATTCAACGCTGGAGTCGGAGTGACACTTACTGACGTCGGCATTGTTGTGTCTGACGTGGTCGGCATGGTAACAGTAGAAGGTAATGTCTGATTTGCTAATGACGTCATGATTGGCGCCGACGTGGTTGACGTCGCATTAATTGGCATAGATGATGACATCAGATGTGCACTTGTTGGCGAAATTATTGCAGTAGTATTTGGTGAGGAAATATCACTCGAGGTTGGCAAGACGGAGGGCAAATATTCAGATGAAGACAATGACATGGATGGCGACGTCATATTTAACGAAATGGATATACTAGTCGTTGACAAAAGAGTGGTAAACATCGTTGGTTCTGTAACCACTGGTACTGATGACGGTTGTGTCTGATTGGATATAGTAGACGACACTGACGGACTAAAAGAAGATGTAAGGTCTGGAACCACTCGTGACGTCATAGAAGGCGCCATTTCACTCGTGCTGCTACTCGAAACAAGGACGCTAGACGCATTGGCCATGACCACGGAGGAAGGGCTCACAGCAGTAGAAGAGTTCAGGCTTGTCAGTGGTTCTGTGGTGGTCGAAGGCTGTATTGAAGTAGGCGTAGGTTGTGTCGCTGTAGGCGAAGGCTGTATTGAAGTAGGCGTAAGTTGTGTCGCTGTAGGCGTAGGTTGTGTCGCTGTAGGCGAAGGCTGTATCCCAGTGGGTGTAGATTGTACCGCTGTTGGTAATAATACACTACTATTCAGAACTGGTGATGATGTCATGATAGTCATTGAAGCCAAGTTCATGCTATTATCACTTGTTAATGTCATGGTAGCGTTGAATGAGTTAGTATTGAGGCTTGCATCCAGAGAGGAGGTGTAATATGGTACAGAAGGTAAAATCGTTCCAGTTATTGACGACACTCTTTGTGTCAGGTTAATCATAGCACTGTGGGTTGTTTGTGAAACTAGCAAGGCTGTCGAAGTAGTGGAAGGGTATACATCAGTACTATATGCAAAGCTAGGATAAATCACACTGCTTTTAATGGTCGACAATGACCCAGTTACATTAGTAGAAGGCAAAGGCATAGGCGAAAAGTTAGTACTGTGTGGCACACTAGAAAAGCTAGAAGAAATATTCAAAACCGGTGTCATGTAGTAGTTAGTTGTTGAGGACACAGCCGTCGTAAAATCACTTGTCATCATTGAAGACGCGCTTTTACTAACTATCACAGACGCTGGCGTAATCGCTGCTGACATATTGCCAGAGGTTGCAAATGATGGTCTTGGAGTATAGAAACTGACGATTGACGAGGTTTGAATAGTAGAATATACAGAGTGCATATTCATGCTGCTTCTTATCGGCATTACTGGTAACGATATGCTTGGTGATTGTTGAGACATAACTGGCGTTGGTGTCGGATATAACGTCGGCGTCAGCACGTCGCTAGGACGTGTTGCGGAAACTGTACTGATGTTTAGGCCAGGAGATGACATGTAAAGTGAGGACAACATTGACGTCATAGCAGTAGATCCCTCGGTAGCATTCAAATTTGGTACAGTTGTCACCATAGAGCCGCTACTATATACCGAAATTAAATTCGTCATCGCTGAAGTCATCGTTGGAGCGATCGTTCCAGGCAAGGACACAGATAGCGAAGCAGTAAAGTTGGTTAACGGTACAAATAAGGACGAGGACGAATATGTAGAAGTTCTTACGACGGATGGAGAGAACGGCAGAGGCAGACTGTAAGATGTCGCCAAAGTGACACCTGAAGTCATTATGGATTGTGTCCCTGATGGTGATTGTACACTGGCGATCAAACTAGACACAAAACTGGACGATACACTTTCAGTGGTGGTCCTATGTGAGATAACCGAGGGGTTTGAAGACGGTGCATATACCTTTGTCGAAGCCATTGAAGAAGATACATTTAAAGTTGGATTCGGTAAAACTGGCAAAGTTGACATAGTTAAATCCGAGGTAAGAACTGATGGTGAGAAAGCAGGTGTGGAAAAAGACTTGCTCGAGTCAGCAACGAAATCACTTGACATATTCAGCGAAAATGCATTACTTGATAAAGCAGACATTACCCGACTACTGCCAACGACAATCGGCACGGTTGTTTGAAAACCAGATTGTACTATAGAAGAAGCTTTTGTAGGACTAATTGTTATCGTCGGAGTCAGAGAAGTCACATCCGAATTTGATGTCACATCTAACACTGACGAATATGACTTCATTATATATGACGAGGCTACACCTTGACTCACTATAGGGGTTGACGTCTGCATTATATACGATGAAGACGGCATAATACTGAAACTATTATATACAAAAAGACTAGATGCAGCGTCAGATATGACTGGATCTGTGGTCAAAACAGAATTAAGGTGACTAGAATACAATGGAAGAGTAGCAGAGCTTTGAATGAAAGAATTGCTCAAATACTCAGAAGATGCAATTGTTTGTAAAGGCAAGTCTTTCGTTGAAATAGTAGACGAAACTGATGATGGTTGATTAATTGTACTGCTCATGTGTATGTCAGAGTTTATAATATTTGGGGTACTACTTATGTATGTCAAGCTTGATTGCAAGAGAGTGTAGCTTGAATTAGATGTTAACACTGATGAACCCGACATTTGGCTGTCAGGAGATGAAGGCCCGAGAGAAGCAGTAGA
The DNA window shown above is from Argopecten irradians isolate NY chromosome 8, Ai_NY, whole genome shotgun sequence and carries:
- the LOC138330092 gene encoding uncharacterized protein isoform X1; amino-acid sequence: MAITAIVTASTPVVSSIDKGVSSQAIAGTLTPTVDTVNQESSTAVSNGEGKTASIDQTFSPSGFNGDATSSVGNSQLFLSSDTIVGGSSKSENNFVSSTTRSTLNSNTAYQAETSINGGDSTFMLTASPGSDVILPVASSVFTAFSSNTVYVTLDRVTPPLTTFTGGLTSTASLGPSSPDSQMSGSSVLTSNSSYTLLQSSLTYISSTPNIINSDIHMSSTINQPSSVSSTISTKDLPLQTIASSEYLSNSFIQSSATLPLYSSHLNSVLTTDPVISDAASSLFVYNSFSIMPSSSYIMQTSTPIVSQGVASSYIMKSYSSVLDVTSNSDVTSLTPTITISPTKASSIVQSGFQTTVPIVVGSSRVMSALSSNAFSLNMSSDFVADSSKSFSTPAFSPSVLTSDLTMSTLPVLPNPTLNVSSSMASTKVYAPSSNPSVISHRTTTESVSSSFVSSLIASVQSPSGTQSIMTSGVTLATSYSLPLPFSPSVVRTSTYSSSSLFVPLTNFTASLSVSLPGTIAPTMTSAMTNLISVYSSGSMVTTVPNLNATEGSTAMTSMLSSLYMSSPGLNISTVSATRPSDVLTPTLYPTPTPVMSQQSPSISLPVMPIRSSMNMHSVYSTIQTSSIVSFYTPRPSFATSGNMSAAITPASVIVSKSASSMMTSDFTTAVSSTTNYYMTPVLNISSSFSSVPHSTNFSPMPLPSTNVTGSLSTIKSSVIYPSFAYSTDVYPSTTSTALLVSQTTHSAMINLTQRVSSITGTILPSVPYYTSSLDASLNTNSFNATMTLTSDNSMNLASMTIMTSSPVLNSSVLLPTAVQSTPTGIQPSPTATQPTPTATQLTPTSIQPSPTATQPTPTSIQPSTTTEPLTSLNSSTAVSPSSVVMANASSVLVSSSSTSEMAPSMTSRVVPDLTSSFSPSVSSTISNQTQPSSVPVVTEPTMFTTLLSTTSISISLNMTSPSMSLSSSEYLPSVLPTSSDISSPNTTAIISPTSAHLMSSSMPINATSTTSAPIMTSLANQTLPSTVTMPTTSDTTMPTSVSVTPTPALNVTTQPSISTTPPTVENITSSSMTLDNVTTVNGTDTMSANATTVMPTNATDSMSTSVAPVTTTTEPTTTQTTTTPTTTEPPSTTNSFMVTYWTVTVIRVPVATNVSGDDFVTAMETGLAKLYLIAYSRISDIDAGSFDSRKKRKRRKRAVTDGDITVTMQNVKRDESDPESVSMIYTVEKAEQPVPSAANAENINLVSDQEMAIQLQHVVTQKAKPLNWVAPVTTTTVATTAPVEENNTQVWLIAVVAGGVAILIVIAIVGLCIATKNKKSGVDEEAEPRLMNLKNAPLDDDEEDVVRSNSKYSSMADQGSSSNLKVQSPKKQSYEINSDTRSKEEDEHLYAEVKKPKKPDLASKIGKSKGFSQDGLDSENMAEDVELIGSPKKKKGDKSRRKHKRKDGDMEDDEVITKTIHPASLLVPQSQPLTENAYYSAEEEDELKKRKAAERKKNKQRIREKKKKEKHNDKSADQLMVEYLAAQEEIDDVLEAPSNNKDLPDVFVHKKKRGSKSNLEGHDNMALTAKESLNVARSRMHELLDDAFSLISPSQTSVIQNQPPEDEGFHSPRTSPRSRSQLMLLNQRNANKVYPADIDALTIGDKQEDFDLYGSEVILVDSRAPTPYSGHDIFLARSSSPVSSSESISVPEDNTSIGSYDVRGSSTMKHSPLKMESYKGEPILQTWSPYRAADQVALISMPNKMQTNIGRTPSGRTKRPTADLVGKKSKDSIPKPAFLKSRDLMSTKGSTVDLSSTKSQNGDLASRAGKGKSTLSEDGDQAAEETTEILQPNDQFEDTEISRENSMLPSIRDRKLAKAAKKRAKNGGGGGMEMKTLNGKVGQKHKEPFKSVPNGEDEMDIITRSVQSAVTPASTVNSIRNELKSGLPDKNVVTSFSGPGRNSRASGSLVDIA
- the LOC138330092 gene encoding uncharacterized protein isoform X4, translating into MAITAIVTASTPVVSSIDKGVSSQAIAGTLTPTVDTVNQESSTAVSNGEGKTASIDQTFSPSGFNGDATSSVGNSQLFLSSDTIVGGSSKSENNFVSSTTRSTLNSNTAYQAETSINGGDSTFMLTASPGSDVILPVASSVFTAFSSNTVYVTLDRVTPPLTTFTGGLTSTASLGPSSPDSQMSGSSVLTSNSSYTLLQSSLTYISSTPNIINSDIHMSSTINQPSSVSSTISTKDLPLQTIASSEYLSNSFIQSSATLPLYSSHLNSVLTTDPVISDAASSLFVYNSFSIMPSSSYIMQTSTPIVSQGVASSYIMKSYSSVLDVTSNSDVTSLTPTITISPTKASSIVQSGFQTTVPIVVGSSRVMSALSSNAFSLNMSSDFVADSSKSFSTPAFSPSVLTSDLTMSTLPVLPNPTLNVSSSMASTKVYAPSSNPSVISHRTTTESVSSSFVSSLIASVQSPSGTQSIMTSGVTLATSYSLPLPFSPSVVRTSTYSSSSLFVPLTNFTASLSVSLPGTIAPTMTSAMTNLISVYSSGSMVTTVPNLNATEGSTAMTSMLSSLYMSSPGLNISTVSATRPSDVLTPTLYPTPTPVMSQQSPSISLPVMPIRSSMNMHSVYSTIQTSSIVSFYTPRPSFATSGNMSAAITPASVIVSKSASSMMTSDFTTAVSSTTNYYMTPVLNISSSFSSVPHSTNFSPMPLPSTNVTGSLSTIKSSVIYPSFAYSTDVYPSTTSTALLVSQTTHSAMINLTQRVSSITGTILPSVPYYTSSLDASLNTNSFNATMTLTSDNSMNLASMTIMTSSPVLNSSVLLPTAVQSTPTGIQPSPTATQPTPTATQLTPTSIQPSPTATQPTPTSIQPSTTTEPLTSLNSSTAVSPSSVVMANASSVLVSSSSTSEMAPSMTSRVVPDLTSSFSPSVSSTISNQTQPSSVPVVTEPTMFTTLLSTTSISISLNMTSPSMSLSSSEYLPSVLPTSSDISSPNTTAIISPTSAHLMSSSMPINATSTTSAPIMTSLANQTLPSTVTMPTTSDTTMPTSVSVTPTPALNVTTQPSISTTPPTVENITSSSMTLDNVTTVNGTDTMSANATTVMPTNATDSMSTSVAPVTTTTEPTTTQTTTTPTTTEPPSTTNSFMVTYWTVTVIRVPVATNVSGDDFVTAMETGLAKLYLIAYSRISDIDAGSFDSRKKRKRRKRAVTDGDITVTMQNVKRDESDPESVSMIYTVEKAEQPVPSAANAENINLVSDQEMAIQLQHVVTQKAKPLNWVAPVTTTTVATTAPVEENNTQVWLIAVVAGGVAILIVIAIVGLCIATKNKKSGVDEEAEPRLMNLKNAPLDDDEEDVVRSNSKYSSMADQGSSSNLKVQSPKKQSYEINSDTRSKEEDEHLYAEVKKPKKPDLASKIGKSKGFSQDGLDSENMAEDVELIGSPKKKKGDKSRRKHKRKDGDMEDDEVITKTIHPASLLVPQSQPLTENAYYSAEEEDELKKRKAAERKKNKQRIREKKKKEKHNDKSADQLMVEYLAAQEEIDDVLEAPSNNKDLPDVFVHKKKRGSKSNLEGHDNMALTAKESLNVARSRMHELLDDAFSLISPSQTSVIQNQPPEDEGFHSPRTSPRSRSQLMLLNQRSYDVRGSSTMKHSPLKMESYKGEPILQTWSPYRAADQVALISMPNKMQTNIGRTPSGRTKRPTADLVGKKSKDSIPKPAFLKSRDLMSTKGSTVDLSSTKSQNGDLASRAGKGKSTLSEDGDQAAEETTEILQPNDQFEDTEISRENSMLPSIRDRKLAKAAKKRAKNGGGGGMEMKTLNGKVGQKHKEPFKSVPNGEDEMDIITRSVQSAVTPASTVNSIRNELKSGLPDKNVVTSFSGPGRNSRASGSLVDIA